A part of Podarcis muralis chromosome 13, rPodMur119.hap1.1, whole genome shotgun sequence genomic DNA contains:
- the RPRD1A gene encoding regulation of nuclear pre-mRNA domain-containing protein 1A isoform X2, which translates to MSAFSESALERKLLELSNSQQSVQTLSLWLIHHRKHSPLIVAVWERELRKAKPNRKLTFLYLANDVIQNSKRKGPEFTKDFAPVIVEAFKHVSSETDESCKKHLGRVLSIWEERSVYENDVLEQLRQALYGDKNPRKRPYEQINVEDNNCSTQSSPCDPPQTADLIRALQELENAASGDAAVHQRIASLPVEVQDVSLLDRITDKESGEQLSKMVDDACMLLADYNGRLAAEIDDRKQLTRMLSDFLRCQKEVLSEKEQTLELLFQVRSMDHIF; encoded by the exons ATGTCGGCGTTCTCGGAGTCGGCGCTGGAGCGGAAGCTGCTGGAGCTGAGCAACTCTCAGCAGAGCGTCCAGACCCTGAGCCTGTGGCTCATCCACCACAGGAAGCACTCGCCCCTCATCGTCGCCGTGTGGGAGCGGGAGCTGCGCAAAG caaAACCAAACAGGAAGCTTACATTCTTGTATCTGGCCAATGATGTAATTCAGAACAGCAAAAGAAAAGGTCCTGAATTTACAAAAGACTTCGCACCAGTCATAGTTGAGGCCTTCAAACATGTTTCCAG CgagactgatgagagttgtaagaAGCACCTGGGTCGAGTGCTGTCGATTTGGGAAGAAAGGTCTGTTTATGAAAACGATGTATTGGAACAGCTTAGGCAGGCTTTGT ATGGCGATAAAAACCCAAGAAAACGCCCATATGAACAGATAAATGTGGAAGACAATAATTGCTCAACACAAAGTTCTCCATGTGACCCTCCACAG ACTGCGGATCTCATAAGAGCATTGCAAGAGTTAGAAAATGCAGCCTCTGGGGATGCAGCAGTTCATCAGAGAATAGCCTCATTACCTGTAGAGGTTCAAGACGTGTCCCTGCTTGACAGAATAACAG ACAAAGAATCAGGAGAACAGCTTTCCAAGATGGTAGATGACGCATGTATGTTGCTGGCGGATTACAATGGCAGGTTGGCAGCTGAAATAGATGATAGGAAACAGCTAACTCGGATGTTGTCAGACTTTCTGCGATGCCAAAAAGAAGTCCTCTCAGAGAAAGAGCAAACATTGGAA CTTTTGTTTCAGGTGAGGAGCATGGACCATATCTTCTAA
- the RPRD1A gene encoding regulation of nuclear pre-mRNA domain-containing protein 1A isoform X3, which yields MSAFSESALERKLLELSNSQQSVQTLSLWLIHHRKHSPLIVAVWERELRKAKPNRKLTFLYLANDVIQNSKRKGPEFTKDFAPVIVEAFKHVSSETDESCKKHLGRVLSIWEERSVYENDVLEQLRQALYGDKNPRKRPYEQINVEDNNCSTQSSPCDPPQTADLIRALQELENAASGDAAVHQRIASLPVEVQDVSLLDRITDKESGEQLSKMVDDACMLLADYNGRLAAEIDDRKQLTRMLSDFLRCQKEVLSEKEQTLEVRSMDHIF from the exons ATGTCGGCGTTCTCGGAGTCGGCGCTGGAGCGGAAGCTGCTGGAGCTGAGCAACTCTCAGCAGAGCGTCCAGACCCTGAGCCTGTGGCTCATCCACCACAGGAAGCACTCGCCCCTCATCGTCGCCGTGTGGGAGCGGGAGCTGCGCAAAG caaAACCAAACAGGAAGCTTACATTCTTGTATCTGGCCAATGATGTAATTCAGAACAGCAAAAGAAAAGGTCCTGAATTTACAAAAGACTTCGCACCAGTCATAGTTGAGGCCTTCAAACATGTTTCCAG CgagactgatgagagttgtaagaAGCACCTGGGTCGAGTGCTGTCGATTTGGGAAGAAAGGTCTGTTTATGAAAACGATGTATTGGAACAGCTTAGGCAGGCTTTGT ATGGCGATAAAAACCCAAGAAAACGCCCATATGAACAGATAAATGTGGAAGACAATAATTGCTCAACACAAAGTTCTCCATGTGACCCTCCACAG ACTGCGGATCTCATAAGAGCATTGCAAGAGTTAGAAAATGCAGCCTCTGGGGATGCAGCAGTTCATCAGAGAATAGCCTCATTACCTGTAGAGGTTCAAGACGTGTCCCTGCTTGACAGAATAACAG ACAAAGAATCAGGAGAACAGCTTTCCAAGATGGTAGATGACGCATGTATGTTGCTGGCGGATTACAATGGCAGGTTGGCAGCTGAAATAGATGATAGGAAACAGCTAACTCGGATGTTGTCAGACTTTCTGCGATGCCAAAAAGAAGTCCTCTCAGAGAAAGAGCAAACATTGGAA GTGAGGAGCATGGACCATATCTTCTAA